The uncultured Subdoligranulum sp. genomic sequence GCCTTGGCCCAGTCCTTGGCCTTCTTGGCGGCGGCGCGCTCCTCCACCAGGGCGGTCACCTCCGCCGGGACTTCGTCCTTCTTGCGGTTGTAGAGCAGGCCCAGCACGCCGGTCAGCTCGTCAAAGGTCTTGGCCGCCAGTTCCAGCGTGGCCTTGTCCGAGGCATCGGACAGGGTGTTGATCTCCTTGACGAAATCAAACACTGCGGCCAGCGCGTCGGGGGTGTTCAGGTCGTCGTCCATGGCCGCCTTGAACTTGCTGCGCGCCTCGTCGCACTTGGCGGCCAGCGCAGTGTCGGTGCCATGGGCGTGCTCGATGGCAAAGTCCAGGTTGTCCCGGCAGGTGTACAGCCGCTCCAGGCTGTTCTTGCAGCTCTCGATCAGCTCCACCGTGTAGTTCAGCGGCATGCGGTAACCCGCCGTCAGCATGAAGTAGCGGATGGGCTCATAGCCGTATTTTTCGGCGATTTCCCGCACCGTGAAGAAGTTGCCCGCACTCTTGGACATCTTCTCGTTGTTGATGTTCAGGAAGCCGTTGTGCATCCAGTACCGGCTGAAGGTGCAGCCGTTGGCGCACTCACTCTGGGCGATCTCGTTCTCATGATGGGGGAAGATCAGGTCCTGTCCGCCGGCGTGCAGGTCGATGGTCTTGCCCAGGTGCTTGCGGGCCATGGCGCTGCACTCGATGTGCCAGCCCGGACGGCCGTGGCCCCAGGGGCTGTCCCAGTAGGGTTCGCCGGGCTTGGCTGCCTTCCAGACGGCAAAGTCCGCGGGATCTTCCTTCAGGTCATCGTCCATCTGGCTGCGCAGCGTGCGGTTACCGCTCTCCAGATCGTCCAGGTTCAGGTGGCTCAGCTTGCCGTAGCCGGGGTCAGACTTGACCCGGAAATACACGTCGCCGTTGCGGGCCACATAGGCATGGCCGGAATCCAGCAGGTCCTTGACGATCTTGATGATCTCCCCGATGTGCTCGGTGGCCCGGGGACGCACGGTGGGCTCCTCCACGTTGAGGCCCTGGGAATCCTTGATGTATTCGGCCTCAAACTTGCGGGCCACCTCCTGCATGGAGATGCCCTCCTGCTGGCCTTTCTGAATCAGCTTGTCGTCGATATCGGTGATGTTGGAAACGTAGTAGACCTTGTTGCCGCAGTACTCCAGGTAGCGGCGCAGCGTGTCAAACACGATCATCGGCCGTGCATTGCCGATGTGGATGTAGTTGTAGACCGTGGGTCCGCAGACATAGATGCGGTACTCGCCCGGCTTCTGCGGGACGAATTCCTCCTTCTGGCGGGTCATGGTGTTGAAAATCTGCATGGTGACACAATCCTTTCCCAATTCGATGGTCTCCGATGGTTTCTATTATAGCCGCCGCGGGGCGCGGTTGCAAGCCTTCAGCCGTTATTTGCAAACTCCGTTTCCAGCTGGTCCCACACGGCGCTGAAATTGTAGGGGAACTGGGCGTCCTCCTCGGCCAGCCAGCGGCGGTAGGTGTCCAGCTCCTCCACCGTGGGCGCCTTCACCCGGACGTAGGCCGTGATGGTGTAGCCGTTGCCCATATCGAAGGTGGCGGCCACCTCAAAGGGCTGATACTTCTCCTGGTTTTCCAGGAAGGCATTGTTGATCTTCTCGGTATGGTTGCTGGGATCAAAGGGTGTGCAGGTCAGCACCGCATGGGACGTGAAGAGTTCCCTGGGGAAGGCGTCGTTGCCGGGGTTCACCGCCCCGTAGGCCAGAATCGTGCGGATGCTCTCGTCGGGCAGGGCCGCCGCCCGGAAGACATCGGCACTGTACACCACGCCGTGGCAGATCATATAGGCGGAGTTTTCCCCGCTGCAATTCTGCCGCAGCCAGTCGTTGACCGCATCGATGCCGGCCATGTCCTCCCGGACGTTGTCCACATAGAAGTAAAGGCCGCTGTACACTTCAGTGGGGAACCACAGCGGCGGCAGCAGCTGGCTGCAGGCGCCGAAGTTCAGCACGCACATGCCCCCCAGTACCGCCGCGGGCACCGCCCGCAGCAGCCGGGGGCGCAGATCGGCCACCGCCAGCGCGCAGAGGAAAAAGCCCAGCAGATAGAAGGGCGCCACCGCCAGCGACTGGTGGTCGTCCATATTCTGCACCCGGGTGACCAGCGCCACCGTGAGGACCGCGCCGGCCAGAGAGAGTACAGACAGGAATCTTGTCGATTTTTTATACAATCCGTACAGAACGCCGATCAGCAGCACGGCCAACAGGAAATACCCCAGGTAGACCCGCTGGTTGCCCAGCTCCGACAGGAAGCCGCCGGTCTGGTAGGTGGCATAGCGGTCGCTGTAATCCGCCCGGACGATGCGCCAGAACATGGGGGCCAGCGGCAGCCCGACGCAGAGCACCGACACCACCGCGAACTGCACAAACCGCACCAGGGCGCCTTTGTTCCGTCCGCGCAGCGCCAATGCCAGCGCCCGGACGCCGTAAAACAGGAAGATGGTCGCCACCGTGAACATATAGCTGCGGCGGGTCAGGATCAGAAGACCCGTGAAGGTGGTCAGGCTCACCAGCCGGGCGGGGGCAGGATGGTCGAAATCGTAGCCGGTGAGCAGCGCCATGAGCATAAAGGCGAAAGCCACGCCCAGCAGGTCGGGCATACCGCGGTAGAGCGCCACATGCACCAGCGGCATGAGCAGCACAAAAGCCATGCCCAGCACTGTGAAGAGCCGGGGTGCCCGGGGCGCCAGCTGGCGGCGCAGCACCAGAAGGAACACCAGAGCGCTGAAATACACCAGCGAGGGAATCAGCAGCGCGCAGAGGATGGCGAAGGTGTTGGCGGTGCGGGCCGTGAACATGAAGAAGGGTTCCAGCAGGATGTTGATGACGAAGGGGGCGTAGTCGTTGAACCAGGTCTTGTAGATGGTGGAGCCCACCCCCATGAAGACGCCGTCCGCGAAGTTGGATTCCAGCCGGACCTGCAGATTATAGTAGGTGGCGTTGTCCCAGAGATAGAGGCTCTGGCGGCCCACCATGGCGTGGAGATAGAAGGCGGCGCTGAGCAGGCAGCAGACTGCCAGCAGGACCCCGTCAAACCGGGTCAGGCGGGCGCCCGCGGCACGCAGCGCGCGGCGGTAGAGGCAGAAGGTGCCCAGCACCGCCGTGCAGCAGAGCAGCAGCAGCCACACATCCACCGGGTGCCGGCCGCTGCCCAGGGCATCCACGGTCTGCAGCACCGGCAGGAAGTGAGCCGCTGTGCTGAAAAGGAATTTAACGGCAAAAAGACACACCAAAGCCAGAACGGCCCGCTCGGGGCGGGTCATTCTGGCAAAATACTGCTGTACTTTTGCGCGGGGCGAAAATTTTGGCAAAGCAGTAGTCCCCCGTTGTTATTTAGCCTGCATGAAGCAGCTGCGGTTCTGCCACAGATAGATGCCGCCGGACAGCACTGTGGCGGCAGCCACCAGCCAGCAGAGCACCTGGGTGATGAGGCCCACGCCCATGATGTCGGCGGAGCCGCCCAGTGCGGCGGCAAAGTAGTAGAACAGGATGGTAAGCATCTGGAGCACCGTCTTGACCTTGCCCCACATATTGGCGGCAATGACGGTGCCCGACTCGGCGGCGATCATCCGCACGCCGGCCACCGCAAATTCCCGGAACAGAATGACCGCCAGCACCACCGGCGAGCAGATGCCGTCGGCCACCATGTAGATGAAGGCGGCGGTGGTCAGGCACTTGTCGGCCAAGGGGTCCATGAACTTTCCGAAGTCGGTGACCAGGTGGTACTTGCGGGCAATGTATCCATCCAGGAAGTCGGTGATGCTGGCCACCGCAAAGACGATGCCCGCCACCAGCATGAAGACCTGGTTGTATTCGGCGGTGCCATAGCGGCTGAACGCCGCGAACACCATAAAGACAGGCACCAGAATGACGCGCAGCATCGTCAGTTTATTGGGCAGATTCATGGCTCAGTCCTCCAGTTTTTCCTCCACGTAGCCGTAGAGGTCGTAAGTATCGGCGTCGGTGATCGTCACGTTGTAGAACGCGCCGGCCTCCAGCGGCGTATCGGCCGGGGTCAGCACGTTGCCGTCGATCTCGGGGCAGTCCGCCTTGGACCGCAGCAGGTACATGCCGGTCTCGTCGTCCACACCGTCGCAGATGCATTCCAGCGTCTGGCCCACCTTTTCCTTCTCCCGGTCGGCGCTGACCTCCGCCTGCAGTTCCATGATGTGGTCGGCGCGGCGCTGCTTGGTCTCCTCGTCGATCTGGCCGTCCATTTTGGCAGCCACCGTGTTCTCCTCCGCCGAGTAGGCAAAGCAGCCCAGCCGGTCAAACCGCATGGTCTTGACGAAATCGCAGAGCTCGGCGTACTGCTCCTCGGTCTCGCCGGGGAAGCCCGCGATGAGGGTGGTGCGCAGCGTGATGCCGGGAATGGCTTTGCGCAGCCGGGCAATGGCGTCCTCGATCTCGGCGCGGCCGCCGCGGCGGTTCATCGCCTTGAGCACGGCGTCGTCGCAGTGCTGGATGGGCAGGTCCAGGTAGGGCACCACTTTGGTGTTGCGCACCATGGCGGCGATGAAGGCATCGCTGATGCGCTCGGGGTAGGCGTAGAGAATGCGGATCCAGCGGATGCCGTCGATCTGCTGCAGACGGTCCAGCAGCTCACAGACGGCGCCGGGCTTGCCCCAGTCCTCCCCGTAGGCGGTGGGGTCCTGGGCCACGAGGATCAGTTCCCGTACCCCCTCCCCCGCCAGCCAGCGGGCCTCGGCCACGCAGTCCTCGATGGGACGGCTGCGCAGCGGGCCTCGGATCAGCGGGATGGCGCAGTAGTAGCAGCAGTTGTTGCAGCCCTCGGCGATCTTCAGGTAGGCGTAGTGCCGCGGCGTGGAAATCACCCGGGCACCGCCCAGCGGCATGTCGCTCTTGGGTCCGTAGCTTTCCACCTGTCCGGCACCCGCCGCACAGACCCGGGCCACAATGGCGGGAATGGCCGCGTTGGAGCCGATGCCGATGACGGCATCCACCTCGGGGATCTCCTGCACGATCTGCTGCTTGTACCGCTCGGCCAGGCAGCCGGTCACGATGACCTTCAAGTCGGGGTTCTGCTCCTTGTACTGGCAGGCCATGAGGATGTTCTCGATAGCCTCGGCCTTGGCGGACTCGATGAACCCGCAGGTGTTCACGATGATGACATCCGCTTCGGCGGGGTCCGCCACCGTGGTGTGGCCCTCCTTGAGCAGCGCATGGCAGAAAACGTCGGCGTCCACCTGGTTTTTCGGGCAGCCGAGAGAAATGATGGCAATCTTCATAGGTACGTCCTTATTGGTATAATGTAATGCGTCTGCCGGTGGGCAGACGGAAAGGTTCAGTCGTCCCGGGCAAGCACTTCCCGGATGACGGCGTGGGAAAAGCCCCGCCGGGCCAATGCGGCCGCCACCTGTTCCCGCTTGCCGGCCGCCAGCTTGGCGGCATATTGCCGCTCCACCAGCGCCCGGGCGGTGGCCAGCTCGGGGTCCTCGCCCTCCGGTCCGATATCGTACAGTGCTTCCACCGCCTGGGCGGCGGTGTCCCGGTCGATGCCCTTGGCGGCCAGATCCCGCAGGATCTCCCGCCGGGATTTGCGCTTGCGCAGCAGTTCGGCGGCGCGGCGCCGGGCAAAGCCTGCATCGTCCAGCAGGCCCAGTTCCCCGGCCCGGGCCACCGCATAGGCGGCGCTGTGTTCATCGAATTTGCGGCAGAGTTTCTGGTAGAGCTCCCCCGACGCATGGTCCCGCAGCGACAGGTAGTCCATCGCCTTGTCCAGCGCGCGGCGGGTATCGCTCTGTTTGCGCAGCTCCTCCACCTGCCAGGGTTCCAGGTCGTCCCCCTCGTGCAGGTTGGCCCGGGCGAAGGTGTCCTCGTCCAGGGAAAAGACAAACTCGCCGTCCAGAAACAGGGCCAGCCGCCCCTTTTTCGTCTCCTTGATCTGGGTCAGCCGGGGCATTATTCGTCCACCATGATATCCAGGTCCACCTCACTGCCGGTGGTCTTGGCAGCGGGGGCCGCGGCGGTGGGCGCTTCGGCAGCCGTCACCGGCTTGACCAGCTCACTGGGGTCCAGCGGCTTGACGGCCCCCTTCTTGCCGGCGGCCAGCAGACGGTCGGCGTTGGCGCGGACGATCTTCTCGATCTCGTCGGACACTTCGGGGTGTTCCTTGAGGAACTGTTTGGCGTTGTCCCGGCCCTGGCCCAGGCGCATCTCGCCGTAGTTGAACCAGGCACCGCTCTTCTGGACGATGCCCAGCTTGACGCCCAGATCCAGGATCTCGCCCAGCTTGGAGATGCCCTCGCCGAACATGATGTCAAACTCCGCCTCACGGAAGGGCGGCGCCACCTTGTTCTTGACGATCTTGGCCCGGGTACGGTTGCCGATGAAGGCACCGGTGGAATCCTTCAGGCCCTCGATGCGGCGCACGTCGATGCGCACGCTGGAATAGTATTTCAGCGCACGGCCGCCGGTGGTCACTTCTGGGTTGCCGTAGACCACGCCCACCTTCTCGCGCAGCTGGTTGATGAAGATGCAGACCGTGTTGGTCTTGCCGATGACGCCGGTGAGCTTGCGCAGGGCCTGGCTCATCAGACGGGCCTGCAGGCCCACGTGGCTGTCGCCCATCTCGCCCTCGATCTCGGCCCGGGGCACCATGGCGGCCACCGAGTCCACGACCACCGCGTCGATGGCGCCGGAGCGCACCAGCGCCTCGCAGATCTCCATGGCCTGCTCACCGGTGTCGGGCTGGCTCACCAGCAGACTGTCGATGTCCACCCCCAGGGCCGCGGCATAGGCCGGGTCCAGGGCGTGTTCCACGTCGATGAAGGCCACTTCGCCGCCCATCTTCTGGGCTTCGGCCAGCGCGTGGAGGGCCAGCGTCGTCTTACCGGAGGATTCCGGTCCGTAGATTTCGATGATACGGCCGCGCGGCAGACCGCCGATGCCCAGCGCCAGGTCCAGGCCCAGGCTGCCGGTGGGGATCGCGTCCACCTGCATCGTCACATTGGCGCCCAGCTTCATGACGGCGCCCTTGCCGAACTGTTTCTCGATCTGGGCCAGGGCCGTCTCCAGCGCGGCCTTCTTGTCTGCGGCCGGACCGGCGCTCTTGGGAGTTGTATCTTTCTTCGCTGCCATCTTGCTGTCTCCTTTATCTGTTGCAATCGCTGTTATCTTTCGCGTTTGCCTCTATTATATACGATTCGGGCCAAAATTACAACTATATGTTGTACATTAGCAGTCCGATTTCAGGGACTTTTCCCCGTTTTTTTCGGGTTTCTGCAAAACCACCACCCGGTCGTTGCCGCCGTAGTCCTTGCGGCAGCGGCCGTTCTGCCAGCCGTACTGTTCTCCCAGGGCCAGCACCTGCGCCGCCTGGGCGCAGCCGATCTCCAGCACCAGCCAGCCCCCCGGCCGCAATGCCGCGCCGTACCGGGCACAGAGCAGCCGGTAAAAGTCCAGCCCGTCGGTGCCGCCGTCCAGCGCCATGGCAGGCTCGTGGGCGGTCTCCGGCATCAGGGCGTGCATCTCGGCGGCCGTCAGGTAGGGCGGGTTGGATACGATCAGATCCACAGAACCGGGCTGCAGCGTCTTATACCAGGCAAAGACATCCGCCTGCACAGTCCCCACCGTGGTGCCCTGGGTATTGGCCTGCAGATACCGCCAGGCCTCGCCGCTTTTTTCCACGCAGGTGACCCGCGCTTCGGGGTAGGCCCGGGCCACCCCCAGTCCCAGACAGCCGGTGCCGGCACAGAGGTCCAACACCACCGGGTCGGGTATGCCCCGCAGCAGTTCGATGGCGGTCTCGCAGACGATCTCGCTGTCCGCCCGGGGACAGAGCACCCCCGGGCCCACCTTGAGGGTAAAGTCCAGAAAATCCCACTCGCCCAAAAGATACTGCAGCGGCTCCCGCGCAGCGCGGCGGGCCGCCAGCACATCCAGGCGGGCGGCCTCGGCCTCGGTGGGGCCGTCGTCCAGGCGGGGGTCCCGCCGGGTGACAAAGCGGTAGAGCTGGGCTGCATCGAATCGGGCGTCGGGCACGCCGGCCGCCTGCAGCCGGGCACAGAGGGACTGAAATGCAGCGTTCACCAGCGTCCATCCTCCCGGTTTTCCGGCAGCACCGGGGTGACGGCCGCGATGGCGATCTCGATCATGGAATCGTCGGGTTCAAAGGTGGTCAGCCGCTGCATCCAGAGGCCCGGCTGGGAAACAATGTGCGCCAGCAGGCTGTCCGACCGGCCGGCCCACTTGAGCACCTCGTAGGCAATGCCCACCAGCAGCGGGAACATGCACAGTTTGTAGACGATGCGCAGCCCGGTGCTGGTCCAGGGCAGCACGGCATAGAGGAAGATGCTGATGATGATCACCAGAATCATGAAACTGGTGCCGCAGCGGGGGTGGAACCGGCTCTGCTTGCGGATGTTCTCCACCGTCAGGGGCAGGCCCGCCTCGTAGCAGGCAATGGTCTTGTGCTCGGCGCCGTGATACTCAAAGACGCGGTGCATTTCCTTGTAGCGGGTGCAGAGGAACATGTAGCCCAGGAAGATGGCCATCTTGAGCACACCTTCCAGGATGACCCGCGGCCAGCGGCCCATGGGCACCGCCTGGCTGACCAGGCCGGTGAGGAAGGTGGGCAGGAAGGTGAACAGGAAGAGGGCCAGCGCCACGCCCACCACCACCGCCAGACCCATGAGGACATTCTGGGCGGCGGGGCCAAGGCGGTCTTCCAGCCACTTGTCCAGCCCGGACGGAGCGGTTTCCTCCTCCTCTGCCAGGGCGATGTCGGCGGCGTGCATGAGGTAC encodes the following:
- the cysS gene encoding cysteine--tRNA ligase; its protein translation is MQIFNTMTRQKEEFVPQKPGEYRIYVCGPTVYNYIHIGNARPMIVFDTLRRYLEYCGNKVYYVSNITDIDDKLIQKGQQEGISMQEVARKFEAEYIKDSQGLNVEEPTVRPRATEHIGEIIKIVKDLLDSGHAYVARNGDVYFRVKSDPGYGKLSHLNLDDLESGNRTLRSQMDDDLKEDPADFAVWKAAKPGEPYWDSPWGHGRPGWHIECSAMARKHLGKTIDLHAGGQDLIFPHHENEIAQSECANGCTFSRYWMHNGFLNINNEKMSKSAGNFFTVREIAEKYGYEPIRYFMLTAGYRMPLNYTVELIESCKNSLERLYTCRDNLDFAIEHAHGTDTALAAKCDEARSKFKAAMDDDLNTPDALAAVFDFVKEINTLSDASDKATLELAAKTFDELTGVLGLLYNRKKDEVPAEVTALVEERAAAKKAKDWAKADAIRAQLTEMGWSVTDTAQGPKIAKL
- the pgsA gene encoding CDP-diacylglycerol--glycerol-3-phosphate 3-phosphatidyltransferase — encoded protein: MNLPNKLTMLRVILVPVFMVFAAFSRYGTAEYNQVFMLVAGIVFAVASITDFLDGYIARKYHLVTDFGKFMDPLADKCLTTAAFIYMVADGICSPVVLAVILFREFAVAGVRMIAAESGTVIAANMWGKVKTVLQMLTILFYYFAAALGGSADIMGVGLITQVLCWLVAAATVLSGGIYLWQNRSCFMQAK
- the rimO gene encoding 30S ribosomal protein S12 methylthiotransferase RimO, translated to MKIAIISLGCPKNQVDADVFCHALLKEGHTTVADPAEADVIIVNTCGFIESAKAEAIENILMACQYKEQNPDLKVIVTGCLAERYKQQIVQEIPEVDAVIGIGSNAAIPAIVARVCAAGAGQVESYGPKSDMPLGGARVISTPRHYAYLKIAEGCNNCCYYCAIPLIRGPLRSRPIEDCVAEARWLAGEGVRELILVAQDPTAYGEDWGKPGAVCELLDRLQQIDGIRWIRILYAYPERISDAFIAAMVRNTKVVPYLDLPIQHCDDAVLKAMNRRGGRAEIEDAIARLRKAIPGITLRTTLIAGFPGETEEQYAELCDFVKTMRFDRLGCFAYSAEENTVAAKMDGQIDEETKQRRADHIMELQAEVSADREKEKVGQTLECICDGVDDETGMYLLRSKADCPEIDGNVLTPADTPLEAGAFYNVTITDADTYDLYGYVEEKLED
- a CDS encoding regulatory protein RecX — translated: MPRLTQIKETKKGRLALFLDGEFVFSLDEDTFARANLHEGDDLEPWQVEELRKQSDTRRALDKAMDYLSLRDHASGELYQKLCRKFDEHSAAYAVARAGELGLLDDAGFARRRAAELLRKRKSRREILRDLAAKGIDRDTAAQAVEALYDIGPEGEDPELATARALVERQYAAKLAAGKREQVAAALARRGFSHAVIREVLARDD
- the recA gene encoding recombinase RecA, with product MAAKKDTTPKSAGPAADKKAALETALAQIEKQFGKGAVMKLGANVTMQVDAIPTGSLGLDLALGIGGLPRGRIIEIYGPESSGKTTLALHALAEAQKMGGEVAFIDVEHALDPAYAAALGVDIDSLLVSQPDTGEQAMEICEALVRSGAIDAVVVDSVAAMVPRAEIEGEMGDSHVGLQARLMSQALRKLTGVIGKTNTVCIFINQLREKVGVVYGNPEVTTGGRALKYYSSVRIDVRRIEGLKDSTGAFIGNRTRAKIVKNKVAPPFREAEFDIMFGEGISKLGEILDLGVKLGIVQKSGAWFNYGEMRLGQGRDNAKQFLKEHPEVSDEIEKIVRANADRLLAAGKKGAVKPLDPSELVKPVTAAEAPTAAAPAAKTTGSEVDLDIMVDE
- the prmC gene encoding peptide chain release factor N(5)-glutamine methyltransferase, encoding MNAAFQSLCARLQAAGVPDARFDAAQLYRFVTRRDPRLDDGPTEAEAARLDVLAARRAAREPLQYLLGEWDFLDFTLKVGPGVLCPRADSEIVCETAIELLRGIPDPVVLDLCAGTGCLGLGVARAYPEARVTCVEKSGEAWRYLQANTQGTTVGTVQADVFAWYKTLQPGSVDLIVSNPPYLTAAEMHALMPETAHEPAMALDGGTDGLDFYRLLCARYGAALRPGGWLVLEIGCAQAAQVLALGEQYGWQNGRCRKDYGGNDRVVVLQKPEKNGEKSLKSDC
- a CDS encoding DUF1385 domain-containing protein, with the translated sequence MSKEFRTSVGGQALMEGIMMRGPEKICCAVRRPDGTIDLSYDTVHTHWYNKVPLVRGVCNMVENLYKGYQYLMHAADIALAEEEETAPSGLDKWLEDRLGPAAQNVLMGLAVVVGVALALFLFTFLPTFLTGLVSQAVPMGRWPRVILEGVLKMAIFLGYMFLCTRYKEMHRVFEYHGAEHKTIACYEAGLPLTVENIRKQSRFHPRCGTSFMILVIIISIFLYAVLPWTSTGLRIVYKLCMFPLLVGIAYEVLKWAGRSDSLLAHIVSQPGLWMQRLTTFEPDDSMIEIAIAAVTPVLPENREDGRW